Within Kutzneria chonburiensis, the genomic segment GGTTCAGGTTGCGACGGTACACCGGGTCGAGAACGGCCCTGAGCACCATGTCGCCCAGCCGTTGACGCTCCGGCAGCCGGCTGAGGTCGCCGAGCGCGTCCCTGGCGTAGTCCTCCGCCATCCGGTGCCAGCGCTCCCATTGGGCGGCGACCAGATCGAGTCCTCCCTGGCCGGAAAGCCTGGCGAGAGCGCGCAACGCACCGCTGTTCAGCAACGCGTCGAGAGCCGCCCGTGCCGCGGTCTCACCGGACTCGGACTCGGCGGCGAGCTGCGCCAGTCCTGGCCTGTCGACCACGAACCCGCGGAACCGCGGCTCAGCCGAGGCGTCGAGTCGCACCATCAGCTCGCAGACACACCGGTCGACCGGCGAACGCGGCTGGACGAAGTGCTCGTCGACGTCGTCCAGCGCCGAACGCATGTCGTCCGACACGGACGACGCCCATTCCAGCAGCGATGACCAGCCGTCGCCCAGCACGAGTTCGCCTGCGGCCTGCCAGTTGGCGGCCATCGCCGCGGCGAGCTGACGGGGCCGGGTGATCCGCGCACCCGCGAACACAAACTCCCCTCCCGCCTGTTCGTCCGGCCCGATATGCTCGTCGATCGCGGGCTCGGCGCCTTCCAGCCACTCCTGGACCTGGCGGGCTCCCCACCGGTTCTCCGGCCTCCAGGTCAGCAGCCCCGGAGCAGGGAGCGCCAGCGCACCGGAACGACGTCGTCGATCGGGACCGGCGAGCTGTTCACCTGCTCGTTGATCTCGTCGTCGGACAGCATCAGACCATTGGGGCCGACCTGGAACGGGTGGTACCCCTGCAGCAGTTCGATCAGCGTGATGCCGAGCGCCCACCAGTCGATCGCGGGTGATCTCGCCTGCCGGAACAGCTCGGGGGCGGCGTAGGCGGGCGTCATCGCACCAGTCGACCGTTCCCTGGTGAACGCGTGCACCGCGGACACACCGAAATCGCTGACGCACATCCTCAGCGGCTCCACCTCGCGCAGGAGGATGTTGGCCGGCTTGATGTCCCCGTGGACCAGCGCCCGCGCGCCGCTGTTGGCAGCGGCGGACACGCGGTCGTGCAGGTACCCCAGAGCCCCGGTCACCTGGACGAGCACAACCTCGGCCTCATCGGTGGTCAGCGGGCGGCCGAGCCCGTGCACGTGGTCCAGCAGCGAGCCGTGGGGCAGGTGGGGCATCACCTCGTAGTCCCGCAGGCCGTCGGTCTCGGCGGCGAGCAACGAGATGACCCGGTCGTCGTGTTCGCCGGCGAACCGCCAGAGCTCCCACACGTCCTCGACGCCGTCCCGTGCCTGCCGGTAGATCTTCAGCACGACATCGTGTTCCTGATCCCAGCGACCTCGCAACAGCAGCGCCTGTCCTCCTCGCTCCGACATGGGCTGCCGGTCGGAGAACCTGGCCGCGATGCCGGGCGGGAGCTGGTCTCCCGGTTGCCGCGCCTCCTCTGGCCCGGGCAGGTCCGACGTCTCCCGGTTGGTGCCGAGGTGAGGCCTGTCCGCGGTCGGCCTGTCGGACCTGTCACCGTCCGGTCCGGGCAGGTCGGCCGTCAGCCGCGCCGACGAGGGTCCCGCTGGAAGATCCCTCGTCTCGCGGTCCGACGGCGGGCCTGCGGCTGTCACGACACCCACTCCACGACGATCTCCGCATGATGGCCAGAAGGCCCGAGGAGGATCGTGACCGGAAGCCCGAAGTCCTTCCCTTCCGGCCCGACCGCGACGCCGCCGACCTTCGTGCCGTACTTGGAACCGGGGTCCCGGACGAACAGCCGGTCGCCGCGCAGGACGATCTCGGCGTGCTCCTTGCTCACGTAGTCGTACGGCCTCAGCGCTTCCTTGATCGCCTTGTGCGAGAACATCCGTCCCAAGTGGACTTCCGCGCCGTCGTCCAAGACGATCAGCTCATCCTGTCCGTGCCGGACGCGCGCGCGCTGGGGGACAGCCTCGGGAGCGCGCGGATCCACATTGACAAAGGCGCAGACCCTACACTTGCCCGGCGGCACCTCGTTACCGCAGCTGCCGCACTCGATCAACTCCGCCACGACGTTCCTCTCATGCGGACGCCCCGTTCAGAGGCACCGGCCTGGACACCGGAGAGATCACCGGGCAGTGGAATGCCGATCATCCACACCGACTGGCCGTCGACGTTGATCTGTACCCTCTGCCTCGGCATGCTCGAAAGGTCGCCGTAGCGCTGCTCACCGAGATGGCTCATCGTGACCAGCACCTGGTTTTCGGAACCGCGCAGCGGCGTGTCACCCGCCAGATCCGCGCGGTACGGGCCGATGACCACGGCGTCGACATACCCGTGCAGTGCTTGGGCCGCCTCGGTGTCCAGCCAGTCCGGCTCCCTGCCGGTGAAGAGCAGGACGTCGGCATCCGGCCGACGTGTGGTCCGCCAGCGGCGCAGACCATCCAGCAGCGAGGCCAGGGCTTCAAGCTGATCGGTCGGCTCGCCACCGCTGATGGTGACGCCGTCCACCTCGTCGGGAGACAGTCCGGCGATCCACGCCAACACGCCCTCGACATCGATCTCTGTCTCCGGTTCCACGCGCCAGGTGTCGATGCTCGCGCAACCGGGACAGCGGATCGAGCAGCCCTGGAACCAGATCCCGGCCCGCACACCGGGGCCGAGGACCGTGACCGGATGGTGCAGACGGCTGATCCCGACGTTGGTCATCGCATGCCCTCCTCGGCCTGCAGACCTGGGCCGTCCTCGTCCTCCCAGACCTCCGTCACCGTGCACCTGGCGTTGGGGGCCATCGTGATCAACTCACGGCCGAGCGGGTTGAGCACGCGGCTCTCCACCACCGTGTTCACGCTGCGTCCGCCGAAAACCAGCCGGTTGTCCTTGCCGACCTCGACGTCGAGCACTGCCCGCACGCCGTCGGTGACGTCCACCTGATACCCGCTCTGCTTGCGCACCGTGGCCGTCAGGTGGTCGAGGTTGCGGCGCAGGAGATCGCGGGCAACCGTTGCCGTGATGTAGTTGAACACGACCACGTTGTCACCGATGCGGTTCATCAGCTCTGGTCTGCCGATCTTCACGAACGCGTCGTGGATGGCCGTCCGCACGGCCGACTCGAGCACGGCGTAGCACGTTCCGGGCTTCACGACGGGTTCGTACTCGTCCAGCTCCTTGCCCTCCGCGTCCTTGACGCGCCGCATCATCCCGGCGTTGGAGGTAAAGACGATCAGCGTTTCGGTGAAGTACACCGTGCTGCCCGAGGCGTCGGTCAGCCTGCCGTCCTCGAGGATCTGCAGGAACTTGTCCAAGATGCGGGGGTTGGCCTTGTCGATCTCGTCGAAGAGCAGCAGCCGGAACG encodes:
- a CDS encoding protein kinase domain-containing protein codes for the protein MSERGGQALLLRGRWDQEHDVVLKIYRQARDGVEDVWELWRFAGEHDDRVISLLAAETDGLRDYEVMPHLPHGSLLDHVHGLGRPLTTDEAEVVLVQVTGALGYLHDRVSAAANSGARALVHGDIKPANILLREVEPLRMCVSDFGVSAVHAFTRERSTGAMTPAYAAPELFRQARSPAIDWWALGITLIELLQGYHPFQVGPNGLMLSDDEINEQVNSSPVPIDDVVPVRWRSLLRGC
- a CDS encoding FHA domain-containing protein is translated as MAELIECGSCGNEVPPGKCRVCAFVNVDPRAPEAVPQRARVRHGQDELIVLDDGAEVHLGRMFSHKAIKEALRPYDYVSKEHAEIVLRGDRLFVRDPGSKYGTKVGGVAVGPEGKDFGLPVTILLGPSGHHAEIVVEWVS
- a CDS encoding 4Fe-4S single cluster domain-containing protein; amino-acid sequence: MTNVGISRLHHPVTVLGPGVRAGIWFQGCSIRCPGCASIDTWRVEPETEIDVEGVLAWIAGLSPDEVDGVTISGGEPTDQLEALASLLDGLRRWRTTRRPDADVLLFTGREPDWLDTEAAQALHGYVDAVVIGPYRADLAGDTPLRGSENQVLVTMSHLGEQRYGDLSSMPRQRVQINVDGQSVWMIGIPLPGDLSGVQAGASERGVRMRGTSWRS